A single Lolium perenne isolate Kyuss_39 chromosome 6, Kyuss_2.0, whole genome shotgun sequence DNA region contains:
- the LOC139832493 gene encoding uncharacterized protein encodes MRHNRSSAQAPRSFDVDDGPDSPPRGRVPRVDFPKSDGENPRLWQTRCEDYFELYDTSPNLWVKIASMQFHGPASRWLNSVQPAIRKFTWPEFCQEVTIRFGRNQHQSLIRRLYKLVQTGSVEEYVNQFAELIDQLAAYENKPDPLHYVTRFLEGLKPSVRMLVAIQLPPDLDTAYTIALVQEEVGDGYTVLNSPIAAVARKAYVSQGQAVKQFDDHAMVRSNDSARTTDEKINALKNYRRAKGLCFTCGERWSRDHKCQQTVQLHVVQELVEFFQNSPDSSTDLYDTASDMELMQIHELSSADNKPEQSIVLHCIVQGTPMVFLLDSGSNNSFITESLADNIAGHVSLATPKRVKVAGGGILSCTKYIPDCPWVCGNLQFSSSFKILPLKGYDGIVGMDWLATHSPQIIDWNQKWLAFQYQGQWVCLQGNVPAEYACTVVEIQLVQNSQDVIEHLPAEVQELLSSFSTVFSEPDGLPPCRAVSHSIPLIDGARPVQIRPYRFAPELKNEIEQQITDMLKSGVIRPSNNNFASPLIMSLMNYLMSSTALAGCCA; translated from the exons ATGCGTCATAACCGCAGCTCTGCTCAGGCTCCTCGCTCGTTTGATGTTGATGACGGTCCTGATTCGCCTCCGCGCGGTCGTGTTCCGCGCGTCGATTTTCCGAAATCTGACGGCGAGAATCCCCGTCTATGGCAGACCCGCTGCGAGGATTATTTTGAACTCTATGATACTTCTCCTAATCTGTGGGTCAAAATCGCTTCGATGCAATTCCATGGACCTGCATCTCGTTGGCTGAATTCAGTTCAGCCAGCGATCAGGAAATTCACTTGGCCTGAGTTTTGTCAGGAGGTTACCATTCGTTTTGGTCGTAACCAGCATCAGTCGCTTATTCGTCGCCTCTATAAACTTGTTCAAACTGGTTCGGTAGAGGAATATGTTAACCAGTTTGCTGAACTAATTGATCAATTAGCGGCTTATGAAAATAAACCTGACCCACTTCACTATGTCACTCGTTTCCTCGAGGGGCTTAAACCTTCAGTTCGTATGCTAGTTGCTATTCAGCTTCCTCCAGACTTGGATACTGCGTATACTATTGCCTTGGTGCAGGAAGAAGTTGGAGATGGGTATACGGTACTCAATTCCCCAATAGCTGCTGTTGCTCGTAAGGCTTATGTTTCCCAAGGCCAAGCAGTGAAGCAGTTTGATGACCATGCAATGGTTCGTTCCAATGATTCAGCTCGAACAACAGATGAGAAGATCAATGCTCTGAAGAATTACAGAAGGGCCAAGGGCCTTTGTTTTACCTGTGGTGAACGATGGTCTCGCGATCACAAGTGTCAGCAGACAGTGCAGTTACATGTGGTGCAGGAGTTGGTTGAATTTTTCCAGAATTCACCTGACAGTTCCACTGATCTTTATGATACTGCTTCTGATATGGAATTGATGCAAATCCATGAACTCAGTTCTGCTGATAATAAACCAGAGCAATCAATAGTGTTACATTGCATAGTGCAAGGCACTCCAATGGTGTTTCTTCTGGATTCAGGTAGCAATAACTCATTCATCACCGAGTCATTGGCTGACAATATTGCTGGGCATGTTTCTCTGGCCACACCCAAGCGTGTGAAGGTTGCTGGCGGAGGAATTCTGAGCTGTACCAAGTATATACCTGACTGCCCATGGGTTTGTGGAAACTTGCAGTTCTCCTCCTCGTTCAAGATTCTTCCATTGAAAGGGTATGATGGTATTGTTGGTATGGATTGGTTGGCCACACATAGTCCACAGATCATTGACTGGAATCAAAAATGGCTAGCGTTCCAATATCAAGGACAGTGGGTGTGTTTGCAAGGAAATGTTCCAGCAGAGTATGCTTGCACAGTGGTGGAAATCCAACTCGTGCAGAATTCTCAAGATGTTATTGAACACTTGCCAGCTGAAGTACAAGAACTGCTGTCTTCTTTCTCTACAGTATTCTCTGAACCAGATGGACTGCCACCTTGCAGAGCTGTTTCCCACTCAATCCCTCTCATTGATGGTGCCAGGCCAGTCCAAATTAGACCCTATCGGTTTGCTCCTGAGCTGAAGAATGAAATCGAGCAGCAAATCACTGATATGCTCAAGTCTGGTGTCATTCGACCAAGCAACAACAATTTTGCTTCTCCCTTGATAATG TCATTGATGAATTACTTGATGAGCTCCACGGCGCTTGCTGGTTGCTGCGCGtag